The Nonlabens sp. Hel1_33_55 genome contains the following window.
ATGGGTTTTATCAACAATTTCGGTTTGGTAAATCTTAATAATCAGATCTTCTCCATCATTAAGCATAGCTTTTGCAACAGGAAAAGGATTTAAACCTCTTACCATCGCATCTACTGCTGTCGCACTTTTAGAAAAGTCGATAACCGTATTACCGGCGTTGAGTTTTGGTGCATCCTTTAAATTAGCTGCATCTTTTTGGATTCTGGTAGTTACGTTTCCATTGGCGATATCGTTCACAGTTTTTAAACTAAGGTTAGCGCCTAATTCCATTAGTTTTACATAGAGGCTACCCACATTTTCTCTTTCATCAATAGGTATAGCCATCTGATCAATGATAGCACCAGTATCAATTTTGTCATCTATAAAAAAAGTGGTGACACCAGTTTGTTCTTCCTTATTTATAATCGCCCAATTGATAGGCGCAGCACCACGGTATTGTGGTAACAAACTTGCATGCAGATTGAAAGTACCCAGCGATGGCATGGACCAGACTACTTCTGGCAACATTCGGAAAGCTACTACTACTTGTAAATCTGCCTTTAATGTTTTTAGTTCATCTGTAAATTCAGCAGATTTTAAGTTGGTAGGTTGTAAAAGATGGAGGTCGTTTTCTAAGGCGTATTTTTTTACGTCACTTTGATGAAGTTGCCTACCGCGACCAGCCGGTTTGTCTGGAGCCGTCACCACGCCAACTACTTCATGGCTTGATGAATGAAGAGTTTTCAATATACCAGTGGCAAATTCTGGTGTACCATAGAACACGATTTTGAGATTCTTACTCATTGATTTGATATTTGTTGTCCGGTGTGATTTTAATAGTCTTTTGTTCAAGAAAGCTTCTTATGATTCTGGTCAATTCAGTTTGATCAATCCCCAATTTTCCTTGAAGTTCCATAAGATTTAATGGTGTAGCTAATACATCGAGAACCATTTGATGATTTGTAAGTCCCTCGGATTTTTTTCTTGGACTGCAGTTGGAACATGCACCACAGGGTTTTCCTGGAGTTTCATTAAAGTAAGTCAGGATGAAATTCTGCAAACAAAGGTCGCGTTCTTGAACCAATTGCATCATTGCATCCAGCTTATTCTTTTTAATCTCATTTTGCCTTTTGAGGAGTCCTGCAAAGCGATTGATTGTGCGGTCATTCTCTCTAGGAACTAGAAAAAATACTTGTGTATCTGCTTTTGCCAGTTGCCCATCGATCACCTCAAGCTGAATCATCTTCTCGAGCACTTCTATGACTTGACTTTCGGTCGTATTACTGCGCATTGCAATAAGACCAAGATTAATATGGATGTCCTGCTGCTGGCTACCACTGTATGTACGCAAAATGGCCTGCATCACGCTACCAGAAACCTGATTGTTTTTAGTATGGTGGATGATGGTGTTTGCGCTTTCGCGAAAGCGAATACTCGACAGTCTCTCTCCACTTTGTTGCATCTTTAAAACGTCATATCTATCTAAGATTTGCAGGGCATTGTAACATGATAACGCATTGAAATTATAATGTTTACAGAACTCTGAGAAAGAAAATTGGTATTGGGTTTCCATGCCTTCATGAAGTGCAATCTGAAGATGGTTGCACAAGGCTCGATAGATTTTCTTAACGAAATCGACTGTAGGCAGCGCTTTGATAAATTGGTTGTGAGCGTGATTAAGGTCATTGATGTTGTAGATAAATTGTGCAATGCTTGCGGCTCCATCACGACCTGAGCGACCTGTTTCTTGATAGTAACTTTCTATACTGTCCGGCAACTGTAAGTGTACGATGGTGCGCACATCAGGTTTGTCAATGCCCATCCCAAAAGCATTAGTTGCAACCATTACCTGCTTTTTGTTTTCCATCCATTCATTCATGGAACTATCGCGACTTTTGGTATCTAGGCCACCATGATAATAATTGGATTTGATCTGGTGCTGCTGCAAATAATGAGCATATTCCAGACAGTTTTTCCTGCTTCTCACATAAGCGATAGAGCTACCGTTATATTTTTTGTAAAAAGAGGCGACAGCAACTCGTTTGTCTGGAGTATCAAGAATTCTGTAGGTAATATTTTCCCTCTTGAAGCTATTCTTAAAAACGACAGCCGCTGGTATTTC
Protein-coding sequences here:
- a CDS encoding ATP-dependent DNA helicase RecQ → MIERSTQILNSVFGYESFLPLQEKVISNALSGNSSLVLLPTGGGKSLCYQIPALQMEGICIVISPLVALIKDQVAQLKKRDIKAIGITGAVRIKDLDDMLDNAIHAIDENGKNIYKFLYMSPERLQHPLVQQRIKLMNVNLIAVDEAHCISEWGHDFRPSYRHIATVATLKPDAPIMALTATATIQVQQDIVNNLEIPAAVVFKNSFKRENITYRILDTPDKRVAVASFYKKYNGSSIAYVRSRKNCLEYAHYLQQHQIKSNYYHGGLDTKSRDSSMNEWMENKKQVMVATNAFGMGIDKPDVRTIVHLQLPDSIESYYQETGRSGRDGAASIAQFIYNINDLNHAHNQFIKALPTVDFVKKIYRALCNHLQIALHEGMETQYQFSFSEFCKHYNFNALSCYNALQILDRYDVLKMQQSGERLSSIRFRESANTIIHHTKNNQVSGSVMQAILRTYSGSQQQDIHINLGLIAMRSNTTESQVIEVLEKMIQLEVIDGQLAKADTQVFFLVPRENDRTINRFAGLLKRQNEIKKNKLDAMMQLVQERDLCLQNFILTYFNETPGKPCGACSNCSPRKKSEGLTNHQMVLDVLATPLNLMELQGKLGIDQTELTRIIRSFLEQKTIKITPDNKYQINE
- the fmt gene encoding methionyl-tRNA formyltransferase → MSKNLKIVFYGTPEFATGILKTLHSSSHEVVGVVTAPDKPAGRGRQLHQSDVKKYALENDLHLLQPTNLKSAEFTDELKTLKADLQVVVAFRMLPEVVWSMPSLGTFNLHASLLPQYRGAAPINWAIINKEEQTGVTTFFIDDKIDTGAIIDQMAIPIDERENVGSLYVKLMELGANLSLKTVNDIANGNVTTRIQKDAANLKDAPKLNAGNTVIDFSKSATAVDAMVRGLNPFPVAKAMLNDGEDLIIKIYQTEIVDKTHSMEPGSIVIDDGKFLVACGENMLELVELQFPNKKRMKSADLLNGYQFTADARFGKG